The following is a genomic window from Pedobacter sp. KBS0701.
AGGCAATTAAAATTAAGAAAACAGGCGTGACCTCTTTGACGGGCATGACCGCTTATACCGGCATTTTACAGCAACTTATCAATGCGGTTAGTTTTAGAATATTCGGTATAGGGGTAATTCAATTGAGAATCACAACAGTATTTTTCAATTTAGTGGGCCTTGGCATTATTTATCAAGTATTATACAGCGTCAGAAGGGTATCATCAGTTGTGTTGTTGTTAATGCTAGCCCAAAGTGTCTTGTTTATTACGGCTAGCCGGATTGCATGGGAGGTGAACACATTTCACTTGTTTTTCTTCTCAATTTCATTTTTGAGCATCATGCGAATGATTAGAGAAGGTGAACAACGCACCGTTTGGCAACATGCATTTTTAATTGCAAATATGCTGGGAGCATATAACCATATTATATTCTCCAGTCTGGTGTTAAGTTTGTTCCTCGGATTGTTGTTCTACACCACGGTTTCCAAGGACAGGGCATACATGAGAATCATTTTTCTATGTATCTGCAGCATTTTTAACACGGCCATATTGCTTTGCGCTTTCAAGTATATACCAAATGTAATCGGTAAAGCCGATCCACTCATGCTACTCGGATGCATGATAATTTTGATTACTTATCAGGTACGAATAATCCAAAATATGGAGTTGAAAAGGTTAGTGCTGAAAACGACAGCGCTGAAATATTTTGTCGCTTCCTTTGGAATGTTTGGTCTATTGCTATTTTTGATACATCATGGGCTGGCATTTTTTCAATTTATTTCCAATTTGAAAACTTTCGAGAGCATATATGGTTTAGCTCCTAATGCTTTGTTTGAATTCAGTTATTCAATTTGTGCAATTGTTTTCATTATCTATCTTCTTGATTCACTCTTCCGCCACCTGAAAAAAAGGAGTATCCTATCGCCATTTGCATCAGTGGTCATATTTTATTTCGTAGTTTTTACGTTCTACACAACTGCAAATTCATTGAGATATTATATCTTAATATATTTTCTCTGTACAACATACCTTTCTTTAGAAGTAGGTAAGCTCCGACGAGTTCATTATCCTTTATTATTGACAGTCTTGACAATGATTTTGATGAATAGTTATTTATTGATTAGAATTTATAGCCGGTCTAAGGATCAGGTTGCTGCAGTTACTGTATCAATTGGTAATAACCAGAAAGAAAATTCAGGACACTTTCTTCCAAACAAACCGCTTATTGATTTTCTAAAGGAAAATAAGGTAAGTAAAATAAAGACAATTACTAACGATTACTTCATTCAACTGCCTGTGACATTCTACGAGCAGGCATCGCCCTGGAACAAAGTCGAAAACAATCACGCAGTAATCGACTATAATTCAAATCCAAATTCCAATGGTTTCGATATGGTTCTTGTTAAATTGCCCTAAGTGTAACACTCTGCATACCTTTAAAGGTTTATTTCGGCCAGCAAGTTTAACTTCAATGAAACCGAAAAGTAGATAGCTGATTATGCTCGCAAATACTTTTGAACAAATGTGTATTTGAGGACGGACTATTGTAAAAGGGTAGTGAACTTCTATGTTTCTTATGGGGCACCCTATGCTAATGATGTAGTTTTTGTTTCTAGTAAGATGTATCTATTGTGCTGTTTCTTTTTAAGAGTACCTCTCGCGCATCATTTTGGTTTACTTTACATTATGAGTAAAGCCAGAAACGAAGAGGAGAGCGAGAATATACAGGAAGTTCTGAAGTTGGTTGGAGCACGAATTCGTTCCCTTAGGGAAGCTAAAGGGGAACGGAATTATGAGAATTTGCCTTTAAACATGATCTTAACCGTACGCAGCTTTGGCGCTATGAAAATGGGGAGGATTTGTATTTCTCGTCCTTACTCAAAGTACTCGCCGCATTGGACATCACGCTTGCAGAATTCTTCGGCGAAGGGTTCGATCAAGTTTCTAAGTAACGGCTTCGTACTAAAACAGGAATTCAAAAAGTTAGTGAATCTGTAAATCTTGTTTGTTTAATTTCACCTTTGCATTCGGCAAGTCTGGTCCTACATATCTTGGGCTAACAATAACAATAGGCTGTTCATAGATATGCCATCATAAATCTTCCGGCGATAGTAGCTGAAACGAAATTAAGCCACTAAGTAAACACGACAATCGAATGGCTGATGCAAGAAAATTGGTTGTAACGAGTTTGTTTTTTTGGCAGCAGTGTTCCTGCTGGACTATTTGTAATTATCTTTGCATCAGAGATGAAAAGCGAGCATATACGGGAAACCTTCGGAAACATTGATATTTATTTATTCGACCAGCTATTAAAAGGCACTTATGATGGGTGCGAAACAGTTTTGGATGCTGGATGTGGTACGGGAAGAAACCTGCTTTACTTTTTAAGAAGTGGTGCACAGGTTTATGGGGTAGATCAAAATCCTGAAGCTATAGTACAGCTTAAAAATCTGGCCAGTGCCTTTCCCCATATCAATCCGGAAGAAAATTTCAGTATAGGGCCTGTAGAACACTTACCATTTGAAAATGAAAGTTTTGATCTGGTCATCAGTTCTGCTGTACTCCATTTTGCAGAAAACCAGGAACATTTTGAAGCGATGTTAAGCTCCATGTGGCGCGTACTTAAACCCGGTGGATATTTCTTCTGTCGACTGGCCTCAGAAATCGGTATTGAATCACTAGTCCGTTTTATCGGAAATGGCAGGTATATTCTTCCGGACGGATCAGAACGATTCTTGGTTAACCAGGAAATGCTGGTCAGGCTCACCAAAAAACTTGGGGGACAACTTCACGAGCCCATCAAGACGACCAATGTACAGAACATGAGGGCCATGACCACCTGGTGTGTGCGGAAATAACATTCGATTTAAAAAGTTTAGCATAGCGTATATCAGATGTATGCCCAGGCGCTAAAACAATTCGTAAAGCTGTGGGGGCAAATAGTGGAGGCCTCACCAAGGCAATTAAGGTGGCATGAGAGCTGTCGGAATAAATATTACAAGGAGAAGGAATAATCTTGTAAAAAAGGGCGCTAAGGCAGTTATTAAATTTGTCGGTGCCACAGGATTTACTGCAGTGGAGTCTGGGATTAAAGCAACAACTGGTCCAACCAAGGACAAGATTAAAGAAAAAACAAATCAATAAATGAAAAAGTATTGTTTTTATTTCATTGTGTTAGTCCTTATTGGAATATTTACCTATAAATTTATATACAGGAAAGTTGAGGGACAGTTGTTGGGCAAGGGCTGTCCTGAAGTCACTGCAGTCATCATTGATGAAAAGATTTTTTTTGGTAATAGTCCAGTCTCTCAGGATTTCTCTTATTCTTACTCCTTTACAATAGATGGTAAGACTTACGAAGGAGATTCATACGACATGAAATTTAAAGTTGGAGATACGATTCGTGTAAGGTATGTTAAATCTTTTCCTACAATGAACGAGCCCGTTCTACAATGATAACAGCGACCCTAGGGGTGAACTGAAGGGAGTACTTTCATATCAGCCGGGTTTCGGTAAGAAAGATTCAAGAGATGGATTGAATATGTATTATCTGATTATATAGGCCAATCCGAACCGGGTAGTGTTTTGTGTTGTTGAAAATTGTTGGGCGCTGAATAATCTGGAGGTCTCAAACAATAGTTTTTTGTATGCGATTGCTAATCCGGCAGTGAAATACTGTTGATCACTTCCGTTATGGTATCCTCCCCGGATGGTCAATGCTTTAAGGAAAAATAGTTCTATGCCTGTTGAAACGGCATATCCTGCGCTGCCGGATCCTGGTATTAAGAGCTTACTGATATCTGAACTCAGGGCTATGCTTCTTTCATACAAATATCCCATATTTTGAATTTTGGCTACTTTCCACTTTCGGGAAACAGGTAAGTTTCTCAAAATTGTGAGCAGGTGGTAGCGGAATTGAAATGTTATATCCCTGGTTTATAAAGGACCTAAATTTTTAGAGGCTACCAGGTTTTACCACAGCATTAAAGTTAAACTTCCAAATCCTATAAGGATTGCTGAATTGCAAAAAAAAATGGCAGGACCACGATGAGTTTTCTCCAGCAGGAGGGGGTTATAAATTTTCAGTGACATCTAGAGTATAAGAATGAAAACTCTGAATAAGAAATATTGATCATTTGCCATCATTTTACAATTATCGTTAGCCTACCAATAATTCGACCTATCTACGATGCTGTCATTATGGTTTCGTTATGTTTATATTAGGCTTTTGTTAAGTAAATCTTATATTTCAGTTGCGTAAGTTTGAGTATTCAATCTTAACCTCTCACCATATGAAATTCTTAGACAATAGACAGTCTAATTCGGAAACAGTCCTAAGCTCGCTTTTAAAAAGGCTTAAAGTTAATGTTACCCCTTCAACCAGTAAAGAATGTCTTAATAAACACCCCAACTTTCCAAGCCTTCTTGCAATATCAGACTGTCTAAATGAGTGGGGCATCAATAATGAAGCTTACCAAGTTGATAAAACCAGCTATGCTGCAGATATATTACCTATTCCGTTTATTGCGCATTTACCAGTAAATAAGGGAAGATTTATATTAATCAGTAAGATAGAAAATGGGTACATTCATTATACTGATGAAAAAAATAAACACAGTCGCTTTGAGGAACAAGAGTTTCTGAAATTATGGGACGGAGTTATTCTCAGCGCAGAAGTGCAAACCGAAAGCGGGGAAAACAAGTATAAACAGGTTTTACTACAAAATACGCTAAGAAGATTGCTGTTCCCTGTGGCAACAATTGTATTTTTTATTTTATTGGGATCAATTATGTCTTCCCAAGAGCTAAACTGGTTACACCTTTTATTGATCTTCATTAAATTAGGCGGGGTTGCAGTAAGCGTTTTGCTTTTGATCCACAGTATTAACGCGAACAATCCTCTGGTTCAGAATCTTTGCGGACTTGCGGGAAAAAATGATTGTAATACCATCCTAAAAAGTAAAGCTTCGAAAATCACGGATTGGTTATCTTGGAGTGAAGTAGGATTCTTTTATTTCGCTGGGACTTTACTGTTAATAATTACGGTTTCCTCATCATTGGTCATACTTGCCTGGTTGAATCTATTGGCGCTGCCTTATACCGTGTATTCCTTTAGCTATCAATTTAGAAATAGAAACTGGTGTACATTATGTTGCATGGTCCAAATTCTGTTGATAACAGAGGCTCTCTGTTTTGCAATTTCTCCTATAAAATATTTTGACTTTTCCATAGAGGATTTGATGCTCACAAATGTATTTCTCTGTTTTGCATTACCTATAATTATATGGGCTTTCTTGAAACCATTTTTCTTACAGGCAGCTCAGGTGCTCCCTTTAAAACAGCAGCTAAAAAAGTTTAAATTTAATAGTGACCTGTTTAAACAGGCGCTAAAGAATCAACCACGATATGCGGTAGATAATGACTTGATGCCAATAGTTTTAGGTAACCCAGATGCTGAAACAATTATCACAATGGTCAGTAACCCCTATTGTGGCCCGTGCGGTAATGCTCACCAGACTTTGAGTGAATGGATGAAAACTAGAAAGGATCTTCAATTTAAGTTCTTATTTACTACTGCAGACGACGATGATGATGCTAGAACTCAGGTTGCGAGGCATGCTACTGCCCTTAGTCAGCTAAGAGACAAGTCAATCGTAGAAAATGCTCTTGAAGATTGGTATCATCCTAGCACGAAATACGAAGACTGGATATTGAAGTATCCGGTAGATTTAAATAAAACAGTTGAAGATGCCACTGCAAGACAAAAGAAATGGTGTGAACTTGCTGAAATAGAATTTACTCCGACAATTCTGATAAATGGCTTCAAATTACCTGATCCGTATCGACTAGAGGATATCAAATATCTGATAGACTAATCTAAACACTCAAATTAATGCTCCCAAAAATTATCCACCACATCGTTGGCCCAAAGCAGAATAAAGTTGTCAGACAGTGTCTCAAATCATGGAGAATGCTTAAAACTTATGGTTATGAAATCAAAATTTGGAACGATGAGTCTATTTTAATATTCGTACGGGAAAATTATCCCTTTGCACTGCAACCGATATTAGAGGCTCGAAATCATGCCGAAGTAGCCGATATTGCCAGATACCTAATCATCTACCATTATGGGGGGCACTATTACGACTGGGATATACAGCTCCTTGATATCCCGCTCTTCCTAGGCTTAAGCGAAAAAAATCGAGATGGATACCTTTTAGAAGATCCTATTGACGGTAGCATTGCATCAGAAGCATTCTGTGCGAAAAAAAATGAATCATACCTTTATAATGTAGTTGAAGATATTACGGAGATATATGATAAAGGGATCCGCGATAGTTTACAGACCTTTAGCTATTCTGGGCCATACCGTATGAGGGATACGCTGCAAAAAAACAAAAATTCTTCTCAGAGTGTAATTCCTGTAAAAGACGTTTTTCTCTATGACTACCGGGAAATAAAAGAAATGCCGAATCGCATTGATTCCAAGCCAATGATCCATTATTGGCTGCACTCATGGCTTTAGATTTTCAATTTGATTTTTTTGAAACCTGTATTCCTCCAGACTTGGTTCTCAACAGATAATAGTTATAAAAGAAAGGATTTGCAAAATAATTAACAGAATCATTCATTTTAATTTCTTCTTTTTGAAATAACAGAACAACCGAACCAATAGTGAACGGAAGTCCAAGGGATAGCCCGAAACGGTTAGTAGGCCCACCTAAACGGCAAATCAATCTAATTAATTATCTAATAAAAAAAAACATGAGAAAGCTTTCAATAAATACAATGCAGATTTTTAGCCGTGAAGAGTTAAAGAAAATAAGAGGCGGTGATGATTTTGGCTACGGAGGTGGATCTGGAGGTGGCTGTAAGACCTCACCATGCTCATGGACAAATGCATATGGAGTAACAGAGAATGGAACGTGTGGTGCGAAAGGGACAGGCAACCCTCCTTATGGTACAATTACCGTGGAGTGTTTCTGCAATACGACTTCCCATACCTCACCTACGCCAGTGGGGAGTAACGGGGGGGTGAGCAAGTGTGCTAACTAATCAGTAAATACTATGATGGGCAATCTGCCTTCCGAAAACCAGAATAAGCTATTGCACTACTTATGTAGATGATTAGGACTGCAGATTGCTTATCATTTAATTTTGAAAAACCAGTATGAAAGTATCTCCATCAATGCTATTTTTTTTCCTTCTTTTCATAGCATGCAAGAAAAAATCGGACAACGACGCCATAATTAGTGGAAAAAGGCTGAGTCAAGGTATTAAAAGGGTTTATCTTACCACGGCAGCTGAATGGTCAGTTTTTTTGGATTCCGCAGAATGCATAAACGGCAATTTTGAACTAAAATATAAGCCTTCGTCGAAATTCGAGCCTTTTCTAGCAAGCATCTGTTATCTTGATTCTGCTAATAGAATTACACAGCTTTACGTCAGAAATGAGTTCTTGATAAAAAAAACTGGAAAAAATTCTGCGAACGGGGCATTCATGTTAGATTATGGAACTTCCGAAGTCTCATATGTTGAACGCAAAAACGGATCAGATCTTGTGGACATGACAGGGGGTAAAGAAAATGGGCTGTTTAAGCAGTATGAGTGGCAGAACTTTGGTTATGTTGGTTCAGAAAGAGATTTAATCAGATACACAAACAACAGAAAGCTTGTTAAACAAAACTCCGATTCTTACTATTTTCTTTATAAAATCTCTGAGAATAGGGAAAAGTACAGCAGAGTTCAGTTGGAGGAGATTTTTAGAGATTTCGATGAAGCTTTGCAGGAATCAGTTAGTGGCTCATATTTAAAGGAATATATAAAAAATATGCCCGAGCCTAACGAGGTGCCTGCTGATCTCTCAGCTTATTCTAACAGTAAAAGCATTAAGGTCGGAATAAACAAAACAGCTAACCTAAATATGCTGGTTTTCTGGGCCAGCTGGTGTGGTCCCTGTAGAATGGAAATCCCAGAATTAAAAAAAATCAGAAAGCTCATAAACAACAAGGATTTTTTTTTGGCCAGTATATCGATAGACAAAAACCCACTATTCTGGGAGAGAGCTTTGACGGAAGAAAACATGAGCTGGCCACAGTTTATAATCCCAGAAAGAGACTTAAATAAAGTGATGGCAAGATTCAGGTTTTCATCTATTCCTCTGATAGTTTTTACTGATAAAAGCGGTCGGGAAATTAAACGGTTTAGTGGCTACAAAGCCAATCAAACGACAGAATATATCAGTTTCATTAAAGACCATTTATTGTCAGAATAATATGCTAAAATGATTTTAATAGATTTTTCACTATAACCTCTACTTCTTCATCATTTCGATGGCTACCTCAACAAAAATGATTTTTCTTTGAAAATAATACAACGAACAGTTATCAATGTCCTTCCAATTATATAGACAGCCAGATCAAATGGATTGCGGCCCGACCTGCCTGCGCATGATAGCAAAACATCATGGCAAAAGCTTCAGTTTACAGAAACTCCGTGAAATTTCAGGTATCAGCCGAGACGGCGTTTCACTTTTAGGTATAAGTGAAGCTGCCGAAAAGATTGGTTTTAGGACATTAGGCGCATCTTTCTCTCTTAAACAGCTGTCGGAAATTGATTTGCCAGTTATTTTGCACTGGAATCAAAATCATTTTGTGGTACTTTACAAAATAAGCTCCGGGAGTGGAGTTTTTTCTGATAAAAATACTGGGAGATCGACATATCATATTGCAGACCCAGCAAGGGGTATGATCAGCTATAGCGAAAAGGAATTTAAAAAACATTGGCTGAGTACGGTTGTACAGGCAGAAGATGTAGGTGTAGCTTTAACTCTTGAAACTACGCCTAACTTTCATTCGCAGATATCAGATACCGAAAATGGTTTAAGCTTAACCTATATTTTGGGTTATCTGCGCAATTATAAACAACTGATACTACAACTGTTTCTTGCATTGGGGATTGGTAGTATGTTACAGAGTATTCTCCCATTTTTGACACAGAGTATTGTGGATACGGGCATCAATACGCGCAACTTGAATTTTGTATTTATTATCCTTATTGCCCAGACAATGCTGCTTATCGGCCGGATGAGTGTAGAATTTATTCGAAGCTGGATACTTTTGCACATCAGTACAAGAATTAACATATCGATACTCACTGACTTTATAATTAAGCTTCTAAATCTACCAATGGGGTTTTTCGATTCTAAATGACGGGAGACATTATGCAACGGATGAGCGATCAGGGAAGGATTCAAAACTTTTTAACCGGTTCGACTCTAAGTATTCTATTTTCGATGTTCAATCTAATAGTTTTTTCCTTTATTTTAACATGGTATGATACCAGTCTGTTTTATATTTTTGCAATAAGCAGCGTTATTTATTCAGTCTGGATTATTCTATTTCTGAATAAGCGCCGCGCCCTAGATGTTAAACGTTTCGACATATCCTCCAAAAATCAAAGCGCAGTCATGCAATTGATCGGTGGTATACAGGAAATTAAATTAAACAATTGCGAGCAGCAAAAGCGTTGGGAATGGGAAGGCATTCAGGCGAGCTTATTTCGTTTTAGCGTCAAAAGCCTGTCATTGTCGCAAATTGAGCAAACCGGTGCATTCTTTATCAATGAAAGTAAAAATATCGTTATTACGTTTATTGTTGCGAAATCGGTTATCGAAGGACAGTTGACACTAGGGGGGATGATGGCAATTCAGTATATAGTAGGTCAGCTTAACAGCCCTATAGAACAGATGTTAGGTTTTCTGCAGCAGCTTCAAGACGCAAAATTAAGTCTTGAGAGATTAAATGAGATACATAAGCTAGATGATGAGGAACCTTCGGGAAAAGTATTTCAAAGAGAGCTTCCATCAGATAAAACCCTCATGCTGAAAGAACTATCATTTACTTATCCTGGGGCCGGTAATGAGCCGGTGCTGTTAAATGTCAACTTGAGAATTCCAGAAGGTAAAACTACAGCAATAGTTGGAATGAGTGGGAGTGGTAAAACGACAATTCTAAAACTATTGTTGCGTTTTTACGAACCTCAGCGAGGCGAATTGAGGGTGGGCCAGATGAATTTAGATCAGATAGGCTTTAGGTTTTGGAGGGGGCAATGTGGAAGTGTTATGCAGGATGGCTTTATTTTTTCAGATAGCATTACCAGGAATATTGCTGTGGGAGATGAGCATCCAAATATCCGAAAGCTAAAACATGCAATCAAAATGGCAAACATTGAAGATTTTATCGACAGTCTCCCTCTTGGTCTCAATACAAAGATCGGACAGGAAGGAAATGGCATAAGCCAGGGCCAGAAGCAGCGAATTTTAATCGCGAGGGCAGTTTATAAAGATCCTGAATATATATTCTTTGATGAAGCAACCAACTCTTTAGACGCTAATAACGAAAAGGCAATAATGGAGAATCTAGAAAAATTTTTTCAGGGTCGAACAGTCGTAGTTGTAGCCCATCGCTTGAGTACGGTCAAAAATGCCGACAATATTGTGGTACTTGATAAGGGCAAAATAATTGAAGAAGGAACACATGAAATTTTGACGCAAAAAAAAGGGTCGTATTATAACTTGGTTAAAAATCAACTGGAACTTGGTAATTCGTAAAGAAATGATAGAATCAGATGTAGCTGAAAATGCAGACAGTTTTTTATATAACAAGGAAATCAGAAGCGAGGAGATTCGGGAAATCATAACAGCCGTGCCAAATTGGATTCTCCGATGGGGAATTACGCTTTTATTCGGAATCCTTGGTTTTATATTTATAGGATCTGCCTTTATTGAGTATCCAGACATCGTAAAGGTCAGTCTTAAAGTGAACAGTCTCAATTCTCCCAAACCGGTCTTAGCTAAGCAGAATGGCAAACTGGCAACTCTTCTTGTACATGAAGGGCAAATGGTGAAACAGGATGAGGCTTTAGCATACTTTGAAACCATTAGCGCGCCAGTTGATGTAATGAAGCTTAGCAAACTGCTTCAGGATATACAGAATAGACTCTTAACACAACAGAACAAACTGGCCGAGCTGCCTACTAATTTAAATCTAGGGGAGCTTCAGGCCGCTTATCAAAGCTTTTATCAACAATACTTACAATATAAATCAACTCAAAATAATGGTTATTATCTTAAAAGAATAGCCTTTCTCCAAAACGATCTCCGGGATATAAGTGCTTTGAGGCAACAAATTTTAAAACAAAAATCTGTACAGTTAAAAGAATACGCTAATCAAGAATTAGAATACAAAGCATATCAAAAACTATATAAAAGTAATGTTATTTCACGTAGTGAGTTTGCACAACAAGAGAACAGATACCTCTCATCAAAATATCCTTTACAACAGACCGAAACCTCTATTTTATATAATTCAGGAAGCTACAGCACTAAAGAAAAAGAGCTTTTAGACTTGAAGCATACCATAAATGATGAGAGAGAAAAATTTGCTCAATCATTACAACAATGTATCTCAGAAACCAATAGTTGGATATTTAAGTATATTATAAGAGCTCCGGTTTCTGGCAAATTAAGTTTCGCAGGCATCATTCAGCAAAATCAGAATGTTTTAATAAATCAGGAATTATTTGTTATAAATCCGGGCAATAGTGATTTTTTTGGTGAAGTACAGATCCCACAGTACAATATGGGGAAAATCGAGAATGGGGAAAGAGCGTTGGTGAAACTTCGAAGTTACCCATTTGAACAATATGGCGTGATCAGAGGTAGACTGTCGCGCATTTCAGATGTGGCTTATCGCGACAGTATTTTTATTGCAAAAATAACTTTTGATCAAGTTGAAAATAAGGATCAAAACCGAAAAATTGTACTGAAAAATGGCATGCAAGGTGTGGCGGAAATCATAACCGAGGAGAGTTCTCTTCTAAAACGTTTTTTTAGAAATATAACAAAAATTATAAAGTGAACTCATTGAAAGTAATGCATTGAAAAAAATAGCAAGAATATATAGTATTTAGAACAGAACCCATAATCTTTAGATAACAAAGGCAATGACTAGCTTAGAAAACCCCATTATCTTAAAAAACTACTTTATTAGTGAAGACGATCTTTTATCCATTAAATCAAAACTTCAAATCTTCTTGCAGGATCAGGAATATTTTGATGGACAGAAGATTGGAAAAGGGAAAGGAATTGTAATAAGTGCTGGAGGAATTAGATATTTTACATCGGCCTATATCCTTATCAAAATGCTAAGAAATTCTGGGTGCGTGTTACCAGTTGAAGTTTGGTACTATAACAAGGAACTTTCCTTTAAAATGATTGAGGCACTCAAAAATCTTGATGTGGATTGTATGGATATGCGGGAATTCGTAGACGGTAGTCCTCATGGATTCCTCATGAAGCCGTTATCCATATTATATAGTAAATTTAGGGAAGTTTTATTCCTTGATGCAGATAATGTATGCACATCTGATCCTTCTTATCTATTTGACGATCCAAATTATCTGCAAAACGGTTGCATCTTCTGGCCTGATTTCTGGAAAACCAGTCAAGAAAACCCTATTTGGAAAATCTTGGAATTAGACTATTGCAATGAATGGGAACAGGAAAGTGGCCAACTTTTAATTAACAAAGAAAAGTGCTGGAAAGAGCTACAATTGGCAGCGTATTTCAATATTAATGCCAATGATTATTACCGATTTATTTATGGGGATAAGGATACGTTCAGATTTGCGTGGATGGCCATGGGAAAAAGTTTTTATATGATAAAAAAACCTGTATCGTCATGCGGTTATAATGATTTGCAAACTGGAAAATTTTCAGGAGTGACAATGGCTCAACATGATTCTGATGGGAGAATTATATTTCTTCACAGAAATCTTTTAAAATGGGATATAACCCATGAATCAGAATATGTTTGGAAAATAATTAAAGGATATAGTACCACCGCAAAAAAGTTGGGATGTTCTTTGAACCCAAACCCCAATCATCACAGTTCCATCGATCTTCATGGAGACACCGAGCTAATCCATTTTGACGATGTAATGCATGGTTTCGAAGATAGATGCCTCAAGGAATTGAGGACATTACGAATGATGAATTTTTATCAAGACGAACTTATCCTAGCTCATATAGCTCAACATAGATATTAACCTTAAATATTAATCATCAAGCTGGTAGATTTCTATTTTCATATTTTAACATTAATGCTTTTGCGAAAGGCTAAAAAGACCATTAATATCTACCAGAGGATTACTGTTTTTTACAATATTGTGTCAATTAGGGCGGACATGCGATTTCTGTT
Proteins encoded in this region:
- a CDS encoding TlpA family protein disulfide reductase translates to MKVSPSMLFFFLLFIACKKKSDNDAIISGKRLSQGIKRVYLTTAAEWSVFLDSAECINGNFELKYKPSSKFEPFLASICYLDSANRITQLYVRNEFLIKKTGKNSANGAFMLDYGTSEVSYVERKNGSDLVDMTGGKENGLFKQYEWQNFGYVGSERDLIRYTNNRKLVKQNSDSYYFLYKISENREKYSRVQLEEIFRDFDEALQESVSGSYLKEYIKNMPEPNEVPADLSAYSNSKSIKVGINKTANLNMLVFWASWCGPCRMEIPELKKIRKLINNKDFFLASISIDKNPLFWERALTEENMSWPQFIIPERDLNKVMARFRFSSIPLIVFTDKSGREIKRFSGYKANQTTEYISFIKDHLLSE
- a CDS encoding peptidase domain-containing ABC transporter; translation: MTGDIMQRMSDQGRIQNFLTGSTLSILFSMFNLIVFSFILTWYDTSLFYIFAISSVIYSVWIILFLNKRRALDVKRFDISSKNQSAVMQLIGGIQEIKLNNCEQQKRWEWEGIQASLFRFSVKSLSLSQIEQTGAFFINESKNIVITFIVAKSVIEGQLTLGGMMAIQYIVGQLNSPIEQMLGFLQQLQDAKLSLERLNEIHKLDDEEPSGKVFQRELPSDKTLMLKELSFTYPGAGNEPVLLNVNLRIPEGKTTAIVGMSGSGKTTILKLLLRFYEPQRGELRVGQMNLDQIGFRFWRGQCGSVMQDGFIFSDSITRNIAVGDEHPNIRKLKHAIKMANIEDFIDSLPLGLNTKIGQEGNGISQGQKQRILIARAVYKDPEYIFFDEATNSLDANNEKAIMENLEKFFQGRTVVVVAHRLSTVKNADNIVVLDKGKIIEEGTHEILTQKKGSYYNLVKNQLELGNS
- a CDS encoding cysteine peptidase family C39 domain-containing protein, producing the protein MKFLDNRQSNSETVLSSLLKRLKVNVTPSTSKECLNKHPNFPSLLAISDCLNEWGINNEAYQVDKTSYAADILPIPFIAHLPVNKGRFILISKIENGYIHYTDEKNKHSRFEEQEFLKLWDGVILSAEVQTESGENKYKQVLLQNTLRRLLFPVATIVFFILLGSIMSSQELNWLHLLLIFIKLGGVAVSVLLLIHSINANNPLVQNLCGLAGKNDCNTILKSKASKITDWLSWSEVGFFYFAGTLLLIITVSSSLVILAWLNLLALPYTVYSFSYQFRNRNWCTLCCMVQILLITEALCFAISPIKYFDFSIEDLMLTNVFLCFALPIIIWAFLKPFFLQAAQVLPLKQQLKKFKFNSDLFKQALKNQPRYAVDNDLMPIVLGNPDAETIITMVSNPYCGPCGNAHQTLSEWMKTRKDLQFKFLFTTADDDDDARTQVARHATALSQLRDKSIVENALEDWYHPSTKYEDWILKYPVDLNKTVEDATARQKKWCELAEIEFTPTILINGFKLPDPYRLEDIKYLID
- a CDS encoding glycosyltransferase family 32 protein, producing MLPKIIHHIVGPKQNKVVRQCLKSWRMLKTYGYEIKIWNDESILIFVRENYPFALQPILEARNHAEVADIARYLIIYHYGGHYYDWDIQLLDIPLFLGLSEKNRDGYLLEDPIDGSIASEAFCAKKNESYLYNVVEDITEIYDKGIRDSLQTFSYSGPYRMRDTLQKNKNSSQSVIPVKDVFLYDYREIKEMPNRIDSKPMIHYWLHSWL
- a CDS encoding cysteine peptidase family C39 domain-containing protein is translated as MIAKHHGKSFSLQKLREISGISRDGVSLLGISEAAEKIGFRTLGASFSLKQLSEIDLPVILHWNQNHFVVLYKISSGSGVFSDKNTGRSTYHIADPARGMISYSEKEFKKHWLSTVVQAEDVGVALTLETTPNFHSQISDTENGLSLTYILGYLRNYKQLILQLFLALGIGSMLQSILPFLTQSIVDTGINTRNLNFVFIILIAQTMLLIGRMSVEFIRSWILLHISTRINISILTDFIIKLLNLPMGFFDSK
- a CDS encoding class I SAM-dependent methyltransferase encodes the protein MKSEHIRETFGNIDIYLFDQLLKGTYDGCETVLDAGCGTGRNLLYFLRSGAQVYGVDQNPEAIVQLKNLASAFPHINPEENFSIGPVEHLPFENESFDLVISSAVLHFAENQEHFEAMLSSMWRVLKPGGYFFCRLASEIGIESLVRFIGNGRYILPDGSERFLVNQEMLVRLTKKLGGQLHEPIKTTNVQNMRAMTTWCVRK